In the genome of Ziziphus jujuba cultivar Dongzao chromosome 10, ASM3175591v1, the window aaaaaaaaaattatttttttaagttgttctattaaaaaaagaaaataaaataagagaataaaaaaattttattagatacaTTTATTAAGGCATAATATTctatctttctctttctataactttctttctcaaaaatatttcaaagaattgAAGTAATGTTTTCTCTCTATAAATTTCTTTCTATAAGATAGAGAAATGCATgctaaagaaaaacaatgaaaaaaacaaattaaaataatatgtattttattattttcaaaatagatgaaaatatcattttattgtttttttaatttttttattatttgtttttaaaaattgatgacaaaataaataattttttattttaaaaataattttatattttagagagcagaaaactgttttaaaaGATGATAGTTAAACAGGTctatattttttacttaaaaatggTAACTTTGACATGACAAAAAGGTTGCTTGTTCCTAACTTCTATGAGAAACTCCCAGAAGATGAATAAGTTATTCCACATTCATAGTCGCAGACATGGCATTGCCTGGGATATAGAAGAGAAAAGTCAAGATGAGGATGGATCTGGTAGAATTGGGACTGCAATACTTTCTTCGATCATCTGTACAACTTTGTTAATGGTGGGTCTCTGTTCCAGGTTCTTTTGAATGCACCATATGGCAATCTTCACGCGCTTCTCCACCTACTTGTTACgaaattgggagaaaaataaatagcaacggaaacaaagaaagcgaacaacaaacacacaattaacgtggaaacccttgacgggaaaaaccacggacAGGGAGAAgtaaatccaatatcgaaagattggtacaaaaggtgagccgaATTGTGCGATACCTTGAAaacctaattacagccgaaaactaaatatatatatagtacagaagaaaaccctaaattgaacaggtccgtaCCGCGGGGGTGCTGCCCCCGCACCCCCGTCGGGCTCAGTGGTGGGCTACGATCTCgggcctatcggcccgagatctccgcttccaccacaaaaccccaaatttttctccaaaattagttttaccaaaatgggtcgcaccgcgagcttttcggatcGGGTCAACAaaaattcgggtcactaactctaacactACTCGATATCCTCCATTGCCTCTCTATCATCCTTAACTAGTTGGTCCAGGTTTCCTACCTTCTATAAAGCAATCATGTGTCCAATCAGCAAGCAccatttgattttcattttccGCCTCTGTGTCAAAACATTTCCTGCTGCAGATAAGTTCTAAGAACAAATTGCCATAGCTGTAAACATCCATCTTGACGGTGATTGGCGTACTTCTAAACCACTCAGGAGCAACATTAACGTTTTGTTCCCCTGATTCCAGTCATCGTTCGACTCTGCTCTGTCTTTAACAGCTTGGCTAATCCAAAGTCTGAAACTTTTGCTGTAAAACTGCCGTCTAGAAGAATGTTTTGAGGCTTGATATCAAAATGTGTGACTTGGGCGCTGCAAATAAAGTAGCTCTCTTGCAATTTATAAGGCTATTTGGATCCTACCATTCAAATTTATCCTTGAATCACCAAAGAGGAGGCTTGCAAGATAACCATTGCTCATAAAACTCACATACAAGAAGCTGGTGCTGCTCTGCGTTACAGAAGCCtaacaatttgattaaattacTATGATTTGTTCAGCCAATCGCATTCACCTCAGCTATGAAATCCTGCTCTCTTTCTGCCACCATATTGTTGAACATTTCAACTGCAATGTAGTTTCAAGTATAAGATGCTAGAAAGCCTTTAAAAAGTTTCCCAAAAGTACCACTACCAATCTCTTCCTTGAATTCATCTGTAATCATTTTAATATCCTCACATGTGAAAACATTGAAGATACATGCCTGCCAAGATCAGAGGTTCAACAATTCTTCTTTTCCTATCCATAAAGTGAACAACCATAACTGGCAATGAAAGGATGTTTAGAGACACTGAAATGCTCAAGAGGACTGATCCTATTGCGACCAAAGTAGAACGATATTCGTTCCTCCAGGTTGAATAGTAGAGTTGTCTACTTTGCTTGTTCTAACCGTTGTTTTCGCTGGTTTAGACTGGAGTAAATGTCAGCTGCACAGAAACAATCAGTTCAGCAGATCTGCCTACAGAGATCTCTCAGTTGCTGGATGTTGTACGCTCATGATCACCAGAATTTTTCCCCCTTCGACCATCAAATTAGTTTAATGTCGCATCTTTGCCTATTCCTATCCTTGTGTGGGCATCTATCTGGGTGAGGGGGATTTCTGTACAGGAGGAATGTTCTTTCTTGGTTTTTGCATGCTCCCAAATACACCTTGAAATCCTGCTCACTCAGCAGCGTGGTATGCAAATGCCAGCTTGCCTTCTGTGGGCTCAAGAGATGTTTTCACTTGGTTTTTGGACCTCTCTCGTGAGACTCACGGGGCCGAGCTTTGTGAGGGTTGTGGGTCTTTGTGTAACACTTGTTTAAGgcccatttaataaatattttaaattgattaatgatTAGAAGGAGTACAAAGGCAATGCCAGCCGCCACTTAGGATAGAGATTAACGATGGAGATTAACGGATCTCAAAACTTAGAAATTTTTGTAATTAGGCCAAACTTAAGGGGTGCATATGCAattcccctttttctttttttttttttttttttttaatagtctTATGATAGATATAGAATTCAACTTTatctttagccaaaaaaaaaaaaaacgtaattTATTACAATACTGAATAAAGATTCCAAGAattaaagagggaaaaaaaaaaaaaaactgcttgaAGAAAGATTCCAAAAACCTATTTTGGCTTTTCTGTGGTTTGGAAGATGCATGCATATATCTTGTTTATTTATCTTgagatgaaaaggaaaaattatgtttttattcaAAAAGAATAACTTGACTTGATAAAAGTTTGCTTGTTCCTCACTTCTACGAGAAACTCATAGCATTGCGTGGGATACGGGACTAAAAAAGTCCAGATGAGGGTATGGACCACAAGGAAGAAAAAGCATAGAGGAAATGGAGATTTAAATGTTGTCGTTGGCATATTCTCTACGTCGATGTTGGAGAAGCTGATTATAAttaattggtattttaaaaCACATAGTCCTACTTGTTCCTAGAGGAACACCGCGTAGACTCATTTGGTTGAGTCAGTCTTTGCTGTTTACTTTTCTTTAGTACATAAGGTTTTCTTGCAGAGTTATCTGCTGGATAAAAGTTTTATTTCTCTGGTTATGCATGATCAGAATCCCCGTAGTTAGAGGTGgataaaatccaatccaattcgtTCAATCCGTCCAATCCAATCAATTTTTAACAGTTTGGActggatttttatatcaattggattggattgggttcaaaatattataaattatatggattagattggttatggattagaaatataaatccaatccaattcaatccaattcaaataatttattatataattaaaaaattatatatattttttatttttttcatttttatatataaattttaatatttttttcatttttatatattaaattttaactttttttttaccatttttatatattaatttttaatatgtatatttttttacatccccaaatcccaaattgattcttgagtgaatgaattttgatgaatgtattattttacattatttgttctaaaaattttaatatgattttgtaggagtgagatgatgacattaatgtttgctactTGATAAGTGAATGACGtatatcatttgctacatttttttctttatttttcattgtaaactatgttgtattattctaattgtattttacatttagataattataatttattatttatattttatatttggaaaaatttttatttgtattatatatttataagttagtaaatttcataccgatcaaccaatccaaatcaaactgatcataaatgatttggtttggtttggatttaatgttttaatagtttggtttggattgcATATTAGAAAAACCGATAAGTATGGATTAGATTGTATTTCAATTCAAAACcaaaccaacccaatccataccCACCTCTATCCGTAGTTGTGGATGAGGAAGAGTCAGCATGCATCATTGTTCTTCATGAAAAGGGATAGAGTAGAAAAAGTcttcatgcaaaataatgtCTAGGGTAGTTAATTTCAAGTATCAATAAGTATGAGACATGTATTCTCATTCTCTACCTTCCCCACAAATATCTTGACttttattttaaggaaaatataatGTAAGACTAGTATACACTTTGGAAAATAAGATCAACAGGTAAGTGGAAAATTGGAGCATTGAAAAAAATACCTTTGATTAaaatagtattcttttttttctatatttatctttaaaatgGTAACTTTTCTTGGTTTCACAATATAATAAATCTTAAAGCCTGTTTGATACTGTTTTGCAAGatggtttttcattttacataattaaaaaatgattaaaaaaaaagtattcaactatttttgaaatataaaatctcaaaaaaaaaaaaactttttttaaaatagaaaaagatatAGAAGACGTTCAAAAccattttacatttatttggaaaacagaaaatagatattatttatcattttaaaataaaaaatatttatttcatacaaatataaatcatatttcatacaatattatttatcactttaaattaaaaaaatacatccGATACAGATACAAATAATGTTTACTATTTTCAAtaacaaagaaatttttttcttatacatatatatcatattatacaTTTACCAAACATGATTTTAGAATTTTCATTCTCctaaaaaatttaccaaatttttttctaaattctaaaaatatgaaatacaatttaccattttcatttttcaatttgtaaaatgaaaaactaTTTTACAAAATGGTATGGAACAGACCCATATAAGGTGATTGGAACCATTGCCTGCAATTCCAGGGGAGAGGTTGTTCAATTTAGACATGTTGTGAACCCCTGTGATTGTAGCTTAAAGGTTGAGTGTATGGGGATGTTCTATGCTTGTGCTCGGGCGGTTGACGAGGACTGGAGAGAAGTAATCTTTGAGTGAGACTGCAAAGAACTCATTGATGGCATAAACTCTTCAAACAATTGTTTGCCATGGAACTTGTCCTCCATTTTGGGTGATATCAAAGACAGGTATATTGCGTCTCAAGAGAAGCAAACATGGTAGCTGACTGGTTAGCCAAGGCAGGGTAGGAAAAGATCTCCTCCTCTAGGCTTGGAAGCAAACTTACCTGTTGATCTCTTATCCATTCTACACCTTTATATTACGTGTCTGTAACCgtttctttctctaaattgTAACGCTTAtggacccaaaaaataataataataataataaataaaattaaaaacatgagatatTGGTTGAGAAAATCAATTAGCagtttaaattgttattagGCTTTGAAGCCCAAACCGGTGAGTTTTGTGGCCTGTAGGATGGACGTAATAGGGGATTACTTTATATTTTGAAGTTAGATTAgttgtttaatatcatattggAGCATAATTACGTACTACTGCAACTTTACACATCCCATGCTTGTTATCACATTGAACCAACATAATAATGGTGAGGAGTTGTTGTTAAACAGTTGGCCGTGGTCTTTACTCAAGAGATTCGCATAGTATAGTCTCTAGTGGAGAATAAATTGGAACCATCACTTCTTGTTTTTAGTCCATGAAGCCATTCAAAATTGAAGGACTTCACTATCCTACAAAAGGACCACCACGGCACCACTAGCTCCTTGGTCCACTTTGCTTCTAGTGCAGGGTCTCTTAACTTGACCAACAAGAAAATGaagtttatatatatcatttgtaaAGGAAGGCAACTTGGAAAAAACTATCTAAAACACTCAATGAATTGTATATgtacattatttatttcattcacTATTTATTCTTGTGAGCTTTATGATTTggtattcatttatatattctaaccaaatttcaaccaaaaagaGTACTAAGACCCTGAAAATTATCATTTGTGATGAACAATACCACTTAAATTTATGTAACCAGTGCACTTTCATACAATACAAgcacaaaatatttgtttttatcacTTAGTTGTTGACCAGTTCTCCATTTTCTTTCCGGTAGTTAAGTGTTGGTGGGGActgttatttttatctttacatAGCCTTAGATTTGCAAATTGATGTATGTTGTAAAGTAtcttttctttctatgttagTGACAGAACTCAACAATTTGAAACTTGTTCTAAATCCTGTACTTAGTtggaaattaaagaataaaaaaaggatttttgcatttcatttgtttttgaCATTTATGtgtatttgtttaaatatttatagttatgTCTATTTTTTCTCTTCTGTGGTTTAGAagaagaatatatgttatttctTTGATCTTGTGTTTCTGCAGATTTGAAATAACCACATTAGTTTGGTGCAATTTGCATTGTcttccatttttattattatcattattattttttttatggtttttatgcTTGGTATTTTATCATGGTATTTATGTTAAACAAGATAGATAATCCATCGTTTGGTCCCAAGTGAAAATGCAGATGTAAATTCCTTCGATATTTTATTTTCGTAATAGCCACCAACCATCTTCAAAAAGTCTTCTAAAatagtaaattaaaatattgactAGGCCACTTATTTTCTTTCTCCCGAGAGTAAGCGAATCAAGTTCCCAAGCCTTATGTTCCAACAGTTCTAATGGACTTGGCTGCACGAGTAAACTGGAATTAGATGATAATACCTTCCAGCAAGATGCACCAGCAATGGTGTATCCTTAGAAGAGATAGATTTAagagacaagaaaaaaaaaaaaaaaaaaagttgcttgTTCCTCGGCTCCATGAGAAACTcgtagaaaatggaaaaattactttacaTTCACATATAGCTAGACATGGTGTTGTATGGGATATGGAACCGAAAATCAAGATGAGGATGGATCTGGTGGAATTGGGACTTCAATACTTCCTTCAATCATCTGTATGACTCTGTCCATGGGCGGTCTCTGTGCGGGGTTCTCTTGAATGCACCATATGGCAATCTTCACGTACTTCTCCACCCTCTCCAAATATTCCATTGCTTCTTTATCATCCTTCATTAGTTGGTCCAGCTTCCTTTCAACATAGCAATCATATGCCCAGTCAGCAAGCACCATTTTATGCTCATCTTCTGCCTCTGTGTCAAAACATTTCCTGCTGCAGATAATTTCTAAGAACAAAATGCCATAGCTGTAAACATCCACCTTGATGGTGATGGGCTTACTTCTAAACCACTCCGGAGCAACATACCCTTTTGTTCCCCTGATTCCAGTCATCGTTCGACTCTGCTCTATCTTCAACAGCTTGGCTAATCCGAAGTCTGAAATTTTTGCTGTAAAACTGTCGTCTAAAAGAATGTTTTGAGGCTTAATGTCACAATGAATGATTGGGGTGCTGCACCCTTCATGCAAATAAAGCAGCCCTCTTGCAATTTCCAAGGCTATTTGGATCCTATCATACCAGTTTATCCTTGAATCACCAAAGAGGAAGTTTGAAAGAGAACCATTGCTCATGAACTCATATACAAGAAGCCTGTGCTGCTTTTCATTGCAGAAGCCTATCAATTTGATTAAATTCCTATGATTTGTTCGGCCAATTGCACTCACTTCAGCATTGAATTCCTGCTCTCTTTCGGCGACCATGCTGTTGAACGTTTTCACAGCAACATAGTTTCCAACCCCCGATGCCAGAAATCCTTTGAATACTCTCCCAAAAGAGCCACTGCCAATCTCTTCCTTGAATTCATCCGTGACTATTTTAATCTCCTCATATGTGAAACATTGCAGATCCATGCCGGGCAAGACCAGCGGTTGAatgtttcttcttttccttttcacaAAGCGCACAGCCATAACTTGCAATGAGAAGATGTTAAGAAACACTGAACTGCCCAAGAGGACAGCTCCTATTATGATCAAAGTTGAAAGATCTTTGTTTTCCGACTTTGGGTACCCTCCTGGAGGTTGCAAAGTAGAATTGCGTGCCTTCCTAGTTTTGACCATTGTAATCCCATAAACACCGGACTCGGTCCTCCCATTTGAGAGGGGTAACATTTTCTTATGGCAATCGCCATTTGTATAAGTGGCAGCACCGCAAAAACAATCAGCTAAGCAGTTGCGCCTGCAAAAGTCCTCTGTTACGTTGTGAATCCACTCATAATCATTTAAATGCCAATCTCCATTTGGGATATCATAAAAGTAGAAGCGATCTGTTTCCTTATCTGTATCTGAAGATGGTTCCGTACAACTTTGAGAAACAAAGTTCTGTTGACATCCTCTGGACCTATCATTTGGATCGATGAAGGAGAAACCTTCAGGGCAGTGGCAACTAGATTTCTGATCCTGATATGAACAGTAACTATTGAATCCACATGGTCCAAGCCCTCTATCTGGTGGATACAGCCGGCATATATTTGGAGGGACGGCAGACAAACAGGTCCAGGCCATGGGTCTTCCTGCAGCAGAGGAAGTACTCTTGGGGTAAACATAGTGCCTGAAAGCTCCATCATACTCGAGAATCCCTCTGTGGTAGAAATCTTGCATTGAAACAGCATTGGAGGGTAGCACGTTAATTATGCTTCCATCCATTACCTCAAGGTAAATGGAGCCTGACGTGTTGAAGATGAGCTTAGTGGCATTATTCGTGCTGCTCGCCCAATAGTAATCCATTACCGAATCTAGTGCAGTATGTTTTGCATAAGCCACGAGATTCCCATCTCCTTGCAGTGTGAAGGTGAATCTTCCGTCGGAGTAATTTGTCTCCCCGTGGCGAGCAACGAGTGTGGTGCGTTGAACCATTGTTTGCGATGGTAAAAGCGTGTCGGTTGGTGACGTAAAAGTCTCCCACAAATATTCAGACCCTGCCGTTGCTAGTACGAAACTCCCAGTGTCTAGCATGGCGGCATGGGAGACGAAAACTCGATTGTCACTTGGCTCAGCTTGCCAAATTTTTTCTCCAGTTGTGCCCTTGAGGAGGACGAGCTGGCCATCTGCGGTAAGTTGAACTTTTGATCCGGCGGGTGCCAGCAGCTCGGTCCCATTGGCCCACCAGACGATGGTTCTTGCTGGTATTTTGTTGAACCAGATGGCTAGCAAGAAGCCAGCATTTCTAATTGCTTGGAAACCGAAAGCAAATTCACCAGAAGGGGACGCCCAGAAAGAGCTACTGTCTCGTTGTCCTGCGATGAGGAAGTCACCCTTTGATACATTTTTGTAGGTTTGAGCTGTTGTTGTGGTACAGAATGGCTGCAGCAAAGAGGACACCAGGAACAAGCTCACGCATATGACTAGAGGATATGGCATTGGCGGTTTATATGTTATCATCGGCTCAGCATAATATTACAGGGGGGATGCTAggtaaaatttgattaataaacTTGATTGGTATTTATAAACAACAGGCTCATCCTTCTTGTCTTCCAACTATCCTTGTTGAAAAAGGATAATGATCTTGTACACTTTTTCTGTTCGCTGGAGCTGACCAAATTATAACATAACACACTAAATTTCCAGGGAAAATACCTCGCTAGTTTCTCCATTTGCAGTTCGAGACTTTATtacacttaattaattaattaattcgttgtttatttacttttacttttctttGCTGATAATTCGTGATGGCCTACTAGCGACCATTTActcttaattaattttccttGGTTGACTAATTGAAGGATCAAAAATTGTCTCAGTCTCTGGTCATCATTCCATAACATGGAtcgaatattaaatttttcctGTTATGTAAGATTTTATAATACAAAAAGATATAACCAAAttaaattcttcttcttttttttttttaacttctttttcttttcggttttcttatcttttcattttttttaaaaaaattatcttcttttcttttcttttttcttttttttttctttccttttttatcattgttttatcgttggttcttttatttatttattttttttcaatctttgctctttttcctttttttaatttttgtttattctttttttttttttttgttatagcAGTTTTAAGTTTCagatttttttctcttcttcttatcttttaattcctttcctttttttatatttttaatttgcttttttatttttgttctttcagtttcttttttctctctttaattttttttaaaaactaattaaataaaagactaatctaatattttttatattgaacttgtttaatttaaattatttgtttaattcaaaaaccaataagttatataataacttatattcattttctgttttttaaaattaaaaaaaaaaacttatattcattttaataataattatataaaaaaataatataatcttaTTCAATTGATACCAAacgcaaaattatatttattctgTATCTTATTCAATTCTAATCCCAATGCAACTGTATCTTGCATACCAAATAAGCACGTATATATCGGACAAgttgattaataattaattggtattttaaagCTCGTAAGTACTCGTTGTGCCTAGGGGAAGACCGCTTAGAGTCATTTGATTGACTAGTCTTTGCTATTTacttttctttaatatataagatatttttCTTGCAGAGACCTGATAGATCAAATTTCTATATCTCTGGCCGTGCATGATCATCaaaattattggaaaaaaaaaaaaaaaaagtagtggaCGAGGAAGAGTCGTCGATCGTCACCATCAACATCGTGGAAACGGGGTAGAAAATGTCTTCGTGCAAACTAATGGCTGAtgtagttaattttaaattcaagtCCCAAATTTCTTTGGTCTTCTTTCTTTTGCAAAtctttgagaaaaaaataacgCGTCTTATGAATTTTTGTCATcttgaaattttcaattttatcaaaattattctaaatatatttgtgtAATTTTTCTCGGTTTTACAGTACAAAGAATGTGATATTATTAACACAAGGAATGTGACAAATTCCACATCAATTTATGTAGTGgaatttttcaatttcacatTCTTGTGGAATTCATGTTTGTCCACTTAAATTTTTGTAACTCGTCTACTTTAATACAGCACAAgcacaaaatatttgttttatccaaaaaaaaaaaaaatacataaaatatttgaatctGTTGGtcatgttttatgttttttattttttatttttaaaaaatagagcaaaaataattttttattattttataaaaataatgagtATTTGGCcaaatgtatttgaaaataatttttaaaaattaaaaataattttttagaatGCACGTGATTTCGAATTATGCTGAATAAATTGTCATTTTAACTCTCCTCTGTCAACGCTTAAATATCAGATACAGTGAaccaatataattttaatttttttgaaaactataaaaaataactttttattgctttctattttttgttttcttttctatttgttctttgaaaaaaaattttgaaaactgattgccaaataatacatttttattttgacaacaattatctattttcaaaaaaacaaaaaatagtttttaaaacaGTGGCCAAACAAGCTTTGTTTTTATCAAATGTTTATTGATTCGTTATCCATCCATTTCCCTTCCGGTAGTTAAATCATCTGTGGGGACTGTTATTTTTATCTCTGCATAGCCTTAAATTTGCAATTGCATGTACGTTGTaaagtttcttttctttctattttactGACAAAGCTCAAAACGATTTAACATTTGTTTTAAATCATGTGCTTAGTTGGAACtgaaagaacacaaaaaaaagggttttagcatttcatttatttttgacttcgatatttgtttgtttaagtATTTTTACTTATgtctattttcttttacttttgtgGTGTAGAAGACCAATATATGTTATTTCTTTGATGTGGTGCTTTTATTTCTTTGGTGTTGTGCTTCCCAAGAACTGGAATAACCACATTATTTCTTTGGTTTgccattatttttaaatggtttttatGCTTGGTATGGTATCATGATACTTATGTTAAACACAATAGAAAATCCATCTAGATTATCCATCTAGATTTGTTTACTTTTCGTGACCCAAGTGAAAAGGCAGACGTAGGTtcctttgatattttattttcaaaatagtcACCAACCATCTTCAAAAAATACTCttgcagaaaaataaaaactataaaatagtTGAAAAATGTAGACTAGCAAGCTAGGCCACTGTATTTTCTCTGTCCCAAGTTTGAGCCGCTCAAGTTCCCAAGCCTCATGTTTCAACAGTCTAAAGGATTAGACTGCATAGAAGAGATAGAACTaacagaaaagataaaaagTTGCTTGTTCCTCAGTTCCATGAGGAACTGTTTGGAAATGGAAACATTTAATCACTTTACATTCATAGACATGGATATTGTATGGGATATGGGATTGAAAAATCTAAGATGGGGATGGATCCTG includes:
- the LOC107412632 gene encoding G-type lectin S-receptor-like serine/threonine-protein kinase LECRK3, whose translation is MITYKPPMPYPLVICVSLFLVSSLLQPFCTTTTAQTYKNVSKGDFLIAGQRDSSSFWASPSGEFAFGFQAIRNAGFLLAIWFNKIPARTIVWWANGTELLAPAGSKVQLTADGQLVLLKGTTGEKIWQAEPSDNRVFVSHAAMLDTGSFVLATAGSEYLWETFTSPTDTLLPSQTMVQRTTLVARHGETNYSDGRFTFTLQGDGNLVAYAKHTALDSVMDYYWASSTNNATKLIFNTSGSIYLEVMDGSIINVLPSNAVSMQDFYHRGILEYDGAFRHYVYPKSTSSAAGRPMAWTCLSAVPPNICRLYPPDRGLGPCGFNSYCSYQDQKSSCHCPEGFSFIDPNDRSRGCQQNFVSQSCTEPSSDTDKETDRFYFYDIPNGDWHLNDYEWIHNVTEDFCRRNCLADCFCGAATYTNGDCHKKMLPLSNGRTESGVYGITMVKTRKARNSTLQPPGGYPKSENKDLSTLIIIGAVLLGSSVFLNIFSLQVMAVRFVKRKRRNIQPLVLPGMDLQCFTYEEIKIVTDEFKEEIGSGSFGRVFKGFLASGVGNYVAVKTFNSMVAEREQEFNAEVSAIGRTNHRNLIKLIGFCNEKQHRLLVYEFMSNGSLSNFLFGDSRINWYDRIQIALEIARGLLYLHEGCSTPIIHCDIKPQNILLDDSFTAKISDFGLAKLLKIEQSRTMTGIRGTKGYVAPEWFRSKPITIKVDVYSYGILFLEIICSRKCFDTEAEDEHKMVLADWAYDCYVERKLDQLMKDDKEAMEYLERVEKYVKIAIWCIQENPAQRPPMDRVIQMIEGSIEVPIPPDPSSS